One genomic region from Spirulina subsalsa PCC 9445 encodes:
- a CDS encoding TatA/E family twin arginine-targeting protein translocase has product MNIFGIGLPEMALIFVVALLIFGPKKLPEIGRSLGKALRSFQEASNEFQKEIKREAEQTETSVKMQAQLEPEAKKTPQPSSETETEKASES; this is encoded by the coding sequence ATGAATATTTTTGGCATTGGACTACCCGAAATGGCTTTAATTTTTGTGGTAGCGTTGTTAATTTTTGGGCCTAAAAAGCTCCCTGAAATTGGGCGAAGTTTAGGGAAAGCCTTGCGCAGTTTTCAAGAGGCCTCTAATGAGTTTCAAAAAGAGATTAAACGAGAAGCCGAACAAACGGAAACATCAGTTAAAATGCAGGCACAGCTTGAGCCTGAAGCGAAAAAAACACCTCAGCCTAGCTCAGAAACGGAAACGGAAAAAGCGTCAGAGAGTTAA
- a CDS encoding response regulator transcription factor — translation MANESVKILVVDDDPAVRNLIFRFLSQKNYQMEAAADGKSALEVFQKFNPDLVILDVNLPDALGYDLCKTMQEQTGVLVMMLTSRTDPDDKVIGYGQGADDYQTKPFDLLELELRVAALLKRKRDVKQVSTKQPLVFGHLSIDPERREVRVHDNLVSFTALEFDLLYYLATHPGQALKRTTLINDVWEYDQMVGDNRVVDVHIGQIRKKIETNSSDPSFIKTIRGFGYRFEVPSGEKSAEA, via the coding sequence ATGGCTAATGAATCTGTCAAGATTCTGGTTGTGGACGATGACCCGGCAGTCCGTAATCTAATCTTCCGTTTCCTCAGCCAAAAAAACTATCAGATGGAGGCTGCGGCGGATGGAAAGTCTGCTCTGGAGGTTTTCCAAAAATTTAACCCGGATCTTGTGATTCTTGATGTCAATTTGCCCGATGCCTTGGGCTATGATCTTTGTAAGACGATGCAAGAACAGACTGGGGTGCTAGTCATGATGCTCACCAGTCGCACGGATCCTGATGATAAGGTGATCGGCTATGGTCAGGGTGCCGACGATTATCAAACCAAACCGTTTGATCTGCTGGAATTGGAATTACGAGTGGCCGCGCTGTTAAAGCGTAAACGGGATGTTAAACAAGTGTCCACGAAACAACCTCTCGTTTTTGGTCACTTATCCATTGACCCGGAACGTCGAGAAGTCCGAGTTCATGATAACTTGGTGTCTTTTACGGCCTTAGAGTTTGATCTGCTCTATTATCTCGCCACTCATCCCGGTCAAGCCTTAAAACGGACGACTTTGATTAATGACGTTTGGGAATATGACCAAATGGTTGGGGATAATCGAGTGGTGGATGTTCATATTGGGCAAATTCGCAAGAAAATTGAAACCAACTCCTCAGATCCTAGTTTTATTAAGACCATTCGCGGTTTTGGTTATCGTTTTGAAGTCCCTTCTGGAGAAAAGAGTGCTGAAGCTTAA
- a CDS encoding CPP1-like family protein, with amino-acid sequence MSEQNPYETLGVTEDASFEEIQNAKSRLSQEHQNDTKLVETIEAAYDSIIMERLRMRQEGKIKVPDRIRFPERSIEVPPAVTPLNPKASTGWLQNFLDNPSRSDILWATGVFGGLAILTLLSQSNGSSFLPLALALGFCANLYFLNRKENRLGRAFLMSFVGLILGLLLGGVLSQFLGTPVGNGGIRPAEFAELVTFVFFWLISCFLR; translated from the coding sequence ATGAGTGAGCAAAATCCCTACGAAACGCTTGGGGTGACAGAAGATGCTTCTTTTGAAGAAATACAAAATGCTAAAAGTCGTCTCAGCCAGGAACATCAGAATGATACCAAATTGGTAGAGACGATTGAGGCAGCCTATGATTCGATCATCATGGAACGGTTGAGAATGCGGCAAGAAGGGAAAATTAAGGTTCCTGATCGCATTCGGTTTCCTGAACGATCCATCGAGGTTCCCCCGGCCGTCACCCCCTTGAATCCAAAAGCCTCAACCGGGTGGCTACAGAATTTTCTGGACAATCCATCTCGTTCAGATATTCTCTGGGCAACGGGTGTCTTTGGCGGTTTAGCCATTCTCACCCTGTTATCCCAAAGTAACGGATCGTCTTTTTTACCGTTGGCGTTGGCATTGGGGTTCTGTGCCAACCTCTATTTCCTCAATCGCAAGGAAAACCGCCTAGGACGTGCCTTTTTAATGAGTTTTGTCGGATTAATCCTCGGACTGCTTTTAGGGGGAGTATTGTCCCAATTCCTTGGCACTCCTGTAGGAAATGGAGGGATTCGCCCAGCCGAATTTGCAGAATTAGTCACTTTTGTCTTTTTCTGGCTGATCAGTTGCTTTCTGCGCTGA
- a CDS encoding sugar phosphorylase: MLNPSPDFLTLTQRLTPLLETLYPTAQSESLLGQIFTIIEPHLTQNSQENLYKWSQDNILVITYGDSIYNPQGQEKPLVTLKRFLDQHLKDTITGVHILPFFPYSSDDGFAVIDYLAVNPNLGTWAEIQTIAQDYDLMTDLVLNHVSSQSPWFEQFKQGEKPGCDYFITVDPTEDLSQVVRPRNTPVLVPYDTKNGKQYVWATFSPDQIDLDFSNFDVLLEFIKILAFYVTMGARYVRLDAVGFLWKEIGTPCIHLPQTHSVIRLLREVLQMIDPEVSLITETNVPNRENLSYFGNRNEAHLIYNFSLPPLLLNALLQGRSDHLKTWMMSMPPAPLGCAYLNFTASHDGIGLRPAEGLLNDEEYQSLLQTVQRFGGKISYRQKPDGSASPYELNISLFDALQGTVKGVDQWQIERFICCQTIMMSLEGIPAFYLHSLLATHNHEAGVEATGQNRAINRYRWSGVELEKQLQDEQSPHARVLAELSRLIRIRRRQPAFHPNATQYTLHPLNKALFVFWRQSMARDQSIFSIHNLSDRPQKLRLTDLNLVATDPWVDLISGIVITDIYDQLVLNPYQSAWVTNLIDN, from the coding sequence ATGCTTAATCCATCCCCCGATTTTCTCACCCTAACTCAACGTTTAACCCCCTTACTGGAAACCCTTTATCCCACCGCTCAATCTGAATCATTACTTGGTCAAATCTTCACCATTATTGAACCTCATCTCACCCAAAACAGTCAGGAAAATCTCTATAAGTGGAGTCAGGACAATATATTAGTCATTACCTATGGGGATAGTATCTACAATCCCCAAGGTCAGGAAAAACCCTTAGTCACCCTGAAACGCTTTCTAGATCAACACCTAAAAGATACCATTACCGGGGTTCATATTCTGCCCTTTTTTCCCTACAGTTCCGATGATGGTTTTGCCGTTATTGACTATTTAGCCGTTAACCCTAACCTAGGCACTTGGGCTGAAATTCAAACCATTGCCCAAGATTATGATTTAATGACCGATTTAGTCTTAAATCATGTCTCTAGTCAAAGCCCTTGGTTTGAACAATTTAAGCAAGGGGAAAAACCCGGCTGTGATTACTTTATTACCGTTGACCCTACCGAAGATTTATCCCAAGTTGTACGCCCTCGCAATACCCCTGTTTTAGTCCCTTATGACACCAAAAACGGTAAACAGTACGTCTGGGCAACCTTTAGCCCAGACCAAATTGATCTAGATTTTAGCAATTTTGATGTTTTGTTAGAATTCATCAAAATTCTCGCTTTTTATGTTACAATGGGGGCGCGTTATGTTCGCTTAGATGCCGTGGGGTTTTTGTGGAAAGAAATCGGCACACCCTGCATTCATTTACCCCAAACTCATTCGGTCATTCGATTGTTGCGAGAAGTCTTACAAATGATTGATCCGGAAGTTTCTTTAATTACGGAAACTAACGTTCCTAATCGAGAAAACTTAAGTTACTTTGGCAATCGAAATGAAGCCCATTTAATCTATAACTTCAGTTTACCCCCCTTGTTGCTCAATGCCTTACTCCAAGGTCGTTCTGATCACCTGAAAACTTGGATGATGAGTATGCCTCCCGCTCCTTTGGGCTGTGCTTATTTAAACTTCACGGCCTCCCATGATGGGATTGGTTTACGTCCGGCGGAGGGTTTGTTAAATGACGAGGAGTATCAGAGCTTATTACAAACAGTTCAACGCTTTGGCGGCAAGATTAGTTATCGGCAAAAACCCGATGGTTCAGCCAGTCCCTATGAGTTAAATATTTCTCTGTTTGATGCGCTCCAAGGAACCGTTAAAGGGGTAGATCAATGGCAGATTGAACGGTTCATCTGTTGTCAAACCATTATGATGTCGTTAGAGGGAATTCCGGCCTTTTATCTGCATAGTTTGTTAGCCACCCACAATCATGAGGCTGGGGTAGAAGCCACGGGACAAAATCGCGCTATTAATCGTTATCGTTGGTCAGGGGTGGAACTGGAAAAACAGTTACAGGATGAACAGAGTCCCCACGCTAGGGTTTTAGCGGAACTCTCCCGTCTAATTCGCATTCGTCGCCGTCAGCCTGCGTTTCACCCCAACGCGACTCAATACACCCTGCACCCCTTGAATAAGGCTTTGTTTGTGTTTTGGCGGCAGAGTATGGCACGGGATCAGAGTATTTTTTCTATTCACAATTTAAGCGATCGCCCCCAAAAATTGCGCTTAACGGATCTGAATCTCGTCGCGACGGATCCTTGGGTAGATTTAATTAGCGGCATCGTGATCACAGACATCTATGATCAGTTGGTCTTAAATCCCTATCAGTCCGCCTGGGTGACAAATTTAATCGATAATTAA
- a CDS encoding class I SAM-dependent methyltransferase — protein sequence MQPNSYLSYSLLAWTEPIITPPADYEEEVGYCVKILQENSPSELKTLLHLGCGAGGYDFIFKRFFQVTGVDISPEMLAIARQTNPELTYVQGDMRNLQLCACFDAVIIPDAIDYMVTLPDLKRVIAVARQHLKPGGVLVIVGKTREEFWHNNFCYRGGNDAVEITIFENNYILPGDPPTSYEATLVYLIRQGGELTIHCDRHLLGLFAQSDWQSAFQEAGLPVKQTRWDGGYEPFLFPEGDYPMQVFVALNPPTVYS from the coding sequence ATGCAACCTAATTCTTACCTAAGTTATAGTTTGCTCGCTTGGACAGAACCGATTATTACCCCTCCCGCCGATTATGAAGAAGAAGTTGGGTATTGTGTCAAAATTCTTCAGGAAAATTCCCCATCTGAGCTTAAAACTTTACTCCATTTAGGCTGTGGGGCAGGGGGTTATGATTTTATTTTTAAGCGTTTCTTCCAAGTAACTGGCGTGGATATCAGCCCGGAAATGTTAGCTATTGCCAGACAGACCAATCCTGAACTAACCTATGTTCAGGGAGATATGCGCAACCTGCAACTCTGCGCCTGTTTTGATGCGGTCATCATTCCCGATGCAATTGATTATATGGTGACGTTACCTGACCTTAAAAGGGTGATTGCGGTAGCCCGTCAACATCTTAAACCGGGGGGAGTGCTGGTGATTGTGGGGAAAACTCGTGAGGAATTTTGGCATAATAATTTTTGCTATAGGGGGGGGAATGATGCGGTAGAAATTACCATTTTTGAGAATAACTACATTCTGCCCGGTGATCCGCCGACTTCCTATGAGGCGACCTTAGTCTACCTGATTCGACAAGGGGGGGAACTGACGATTCATTGCGATCGCCATCTCCTCGGTCTTTTTGCTCAAAGTGACTGGCAATCGGCATTTCAGGAGGCAGGACTCCCCGTTAAACAAACCCGCTGGGATGGGGGATATGAACCCTTTTTATTCCCAGAAGGGGACTATCCAATGCAAGTTTTTGTCGCCCTCAACCCCCCCACCGTTTATTCCTAA